The Budorcas taxicolor isolate Tak-1 chromosome 18, Takin1.1, whole genome shotgun sequence genome window below encodes:
- the NAE1 gene encoding NEDD8-activating enzyme E1 regulatory subunit, translated as MAQPGKLLKEQKYDRQLRLWGDHGQEALESAHVCLINATATGTEILKNLVLPGIGSFTIIDGNQVSGEDAGNNFFLQRSSIGKNRAQAAMEFLQELNNDVSGSFVEESPENLLDNDPSFFCRFTIVVATQLSESTLLRLADVLWNSQIPLLICRTYGLVGYMRIIIKEHPVIESHPDNALEDLRLDKPFPELREHFQSYDLDHMEKKDHSHTPWIVIVAKYLAQWYSETNGRIPKTYKEKEDFRDLIRQGILKNENGAPEDEENFEEAIKNVNTALNTTQIPSSIEDIFNDDRCINITKQTPTFWILARALKEFVAKEGQGNLPVRGTIPDMIADSGKYIKLQNVYREKAKKDAAAVGNHVAKLLQSIGQAPESISEKELKLLCSNSAFLRVVRCRSLAEEYSLDTVNKDEIISSMDNPDNEIVLYLMLRAVDRFHKQHGRYPGVSNYQVEEDIGKLKSCLTSFLQEYGLSVMVKDDYVHEFCRYGAAEPHTIAAFLGGAAAQEVIKIITKQFVIFNNTYIYSGMSQTSATFQL; from the exons ATGGCGCAGCCGGGGAAGCTGCTAAAGGAGCAGAAGTACGACCGGCAGCTGAG GTTGTGGGGTGATCATGGCCAGGAGGCTCTAGAATCTGCTCATGTTTGCCTAATAAACGCAACAGCCACAGGAACTGAAATCCTTAAAAATTTGGTGCTACCAG GTATTGGTTCATTTACAATTATTGATGGAAATCAGGTCAGCGGAGAAGATGCTGGAAATAA ttttttccttCAGAGAAGCAGTATTGGCAAG aaccgAGCTCAAGCTGCCATGGAATTCTTACAAGAATTAAATAACGATGTCTCTGGGAGTTTTGTGGAagag AGTCCAGAAAACCTTCTAGACAATGATCCTTCATTTTTCTGTAGGTTTACCATTGTGGTTGCAACTCAGCTTTCTGAAag TACATTACTACGTTTAGCAGATGTCCTCTGGAATTCCCAAATCCCTCTCTTGATCTGTAGGACATATGGACTAGTTGGTTATATGAGGATCATTATAAAAGAACATCCAG TAATAGAATCTCATCCAGATAATGCGTTAGAGGATCTACGACTGGATAAGCCATTTCCTGAACTGAGAGAACATTTTCAGTCTTATGATTTGGATCATATGGAAAAAAAG GACCATAGCCACACTCCATGGATTGTGATCGTGGCTAAATACTTAGCACAGTGGTATAGTGAA ACCAATGGACGAATAcctaaaacatataaagaaaaagaagacttcAGAGATTTGATTAGACAAG gaattttaaagaatgaaaatgggGCTCCAGAAGATGAAGAGAATTTTGAAGAAGCTATTAAAAATGTGAATACAGCACTAAATACAACTCAG ATCCCAAGCAGTATTGAAGATATATTTAATGATGATCGCTGCATAAATATCACCAAACAG actCCGACATTTTGGATTTTAGCTCGTGCCTTAAAGGAATTTGTGGCCAAAGAGGGTCAAGGAAATCTACCTGTTCGAGGCACAATTCCTGATATGATTGCAGATTCAGGCAAATATATAAAACTTCAAAATGT TTACcgtgaaaaagcaaagaaagatgctgctgctgtggGTAATCATGTTGCCAAATTGCTTCAGTCTATAGGCCAG GCACCAGAGTCCATTTCagagaaagaattaaaattactCT GCAGCAATTCAGCATTTCTTCGAGTGGTGAGATGTCGATCCTTAGCTGAAGAATACAGCTTGGATACAGTTAACAAGGATGAAATTA tttccaGCATGGACAATCCAGATAATGAGATAGTACTATACTTAATGTTACGGGCTGTTGATAGATTTCATAAACAGCATGGTAGATATCCAG gagTGTCTAACTATCAAGTTGAAGAAGATATAGGAAAGTTAAAGTCTTGTCTCACTAGCTTCCTTCAGGAATATGGATTATCTGTAATGGTGAAAGACGATTATGTCCATGAAtt TTGCCGATACGGAGCTGCTGAACCACACACCATTGCTGCATTCTTAGGGG